GGCCAGGCCTCCACGAAGGCCACCTCCACGGTGTACCAGCGGGGCTTCTCGGGCGTGGCCTTGGGGTCGTAGTAGGGGCTTTGCGGGTCAAACTGGGTGGGGTCGGGGAGGAGGGTCCGCACCACCCGGCAGAGCCCGGCGATCCCCGGGGGCTTTGCGCTGGAGTGGTAGAAGAAGCAGAGGTCGCCCTCTGCCATCCGCATCAGGTAGTTCCGGGCCTGGTAGTTCCGGACCCCGTCCCAGACCGCCCGTCCCTCCCGCTTAAGGTCCTCAATGCTGTAGACCTCGGGCTCGGACTTCAAGATCCAGTAGGCCATGCCCCGAGTCTAAAGGGGGGTTTAGCCTGGCGTCATGGGTCCGGGCGGGCTAGGGAGGAAGATGGGGGCATGCGTTCCCTGGTTCCCCTCTTGGCCCTGGCCCTTGCGGCCTGCACGGTGACCGTTTCCTTCGTCCCTCCTACCCTCCAGAACCTCTGGACCCAGGACCGGTACTGTACCTACAAGACCACGCGGGTGGACTTCAGCTTTGACTTCTCCGGGGTCCTCACCCGTCTGGACGTCTACCTCCTGGACGACGGCCAGACCCCAGGCCAGGCCCGCCCCGACCAAAAGGTGGCGAGCCTTTCCACCCTTACCCTGGGCCAGGGCCGGGCCACGGGTTACGTGGACGTGACCCCGAGCCAGACCCAGCAGGGCCTGAGCCCCCAGGGGATCATCGTGGAGCCCGTGGGGAACAAGCGCCTCTGGGTGCAGGGCTTCAACGTGAACGCGCCCTCGGAGTTCGTGGGGAGTTCCGTGGTCATGGTCCCCGACAACACAGAGGCCTGCGACCCCCTGAGCACGGCCCCCTGAACCTCTGCTACCCTGAGGGCGTGCCGGCTCGGCCTGGCCTACCCCGTGCGCTTGCCTCCGAGCTCAAGGCCCTCTTCGGCGGGAGGGTCCTCCTCGCTCCGGCGGAGAGGGCCCCCTACCGCTACGACGCCATCTTGATGGGAAAGACCCCCTCCGCCGTGGTCCTTCCGGAGTCCAGGGCAGAGGTGCAGGCCCTCGTGCGCCTGGGCCGGAAGTACGGGGTGCCCCTCGTCCCCCGTGGGGCGGGGAGCGGGCTTTCCGGGGGGTCGGTGCCCCTGGGGGAGGCCATTGTGGTGGCCTTCACCCGCATGGCCCGCCTCGAGGTGGACCCAAAGACCCAGACCGCGTGGGCCGAGCCCGGGGTGACCACGGCCCGGGTCTCGGAGGCGGCGAGGCCCTTTGGCCTCTTTTACCCCCCCGACCCCGCCTCCTACCGTACCAGCACCTTAGGGGGCAACCTGGCGGAGAACGCCGGGGGGCCCCTCTGCTTCAAGTACGGGGTCACGGGAGACTACGTCCTGGAGCTGGAGTGGGTGGACGCCTTGGGGGAGGTCCACCTCGAGGCCCGCGCCGCCTACGATCTCCCGGGCCTTCTCATCGGCTCGGAGGGCACCCTAGGCCTCATCACGGGGGCCAGGCTCAGGCTTCTTCCCCTGCCCA
The sequence above is drawn from the Thermus islandicus DSM 21543 genome and encodes:
- a CDS encoding EVE domain-containing protein, whose product is MAYWILKSEPEVYSIEDLKREGRAVWDGVRNYQARNYLMRMAEGDLCFFYHSSAKPPGIAGLCRVVRTLLPDPTQFDPQSPYYDPKATPEKPRWYTVEVAFVEAWPLIPLAELKTLFPPDHPLVKRGNRLSVMPVPPEVAERLIARRGSR